The following coding sequences lie in one Mucilaginibacter sp. KACC 22773 genomic window:
- a CDS encoding DUF1801 domain-containing protein, with protein MLTQLDNFYLQKDEPVKGCLLALRQIILKQDADITAAWKYGMPCFCYKGKMFCYLWVHKKLLQPYIGIVEGKRFDHPALIIEKRSRMKIMLFNPDEDLPLETFEAILKLAIDLYKTGVIKIR; from the coding sequence ATGCTAACGCAACTGGATAATTTTTATCTGCAAAAAGATGAACCCGTAAAAGGCTGCCTGTTAGCCCTGCGCCAAATCATCCTGAAACAAGATGCCGATATCACCGCAGCCTGGAAATACGGGATGCCGTGTTTTTGCTACAAGGGCAAAATGTTTTGCTACCTGTGGGTGCATAAAAAATTGCTGCAACCTTATATCGGTATTGTTGAAGGCAAGCGTTTTGATCATCCGGCGCTTATTATCGAAAAACGGTCGCGTATGAAAATCATGCTTTTTAACCCGGATGAAGACCTGCCACTTGAAACTTTTGAAGCAATTTTGAAGCTGGCTATAGATCTGTATAAAACGGGCGTAATAAAGATCAGGTAA
- a CDS encoding AAA family ATPase, with amino-acid sequence MKINIFGASGSGSTTLGKALGQALGYPAFDGDEYFWMPSETPFTIRRKPEERNAMLNLDTSPHKNWILSGSIVNWNNNWDFDLSVFLYIPNAVRMERLKKREFERYGDKIYTNPERAAFYHEFLDWANGYDDNTTDGRTLQVHQNWMKNLKKPLLLIEGDTTVDERVSAVLRMLEELK; translated from the coding sequence ATGAAGATCAATATTTTTGGAGCATCCGGCTCCGGTTCAACCACTTTGGGGAAAGCCCTGGGGCAGGCGCTTGGTTATCCCGCTTTTGATGGCGATGAATACTTTTGGATGCCATCGGAAACCCCGTTCACCATTAGGCGAAAGCCGGAAGAACGAAATGCCATGCTTAACCTTGATACATCCCCCCACAAAAACTGGATACTAAGCGGTTCGATAGTCAACTGGAATAATAACTGGGATTTCGACCTCTCGGTATTCTTATATATCCCAAACGCAGTAAGAATGGAAAGACTCAAAAAACGTGAGTTTGAACGTTATGGCGATAAGATATATACCAACCCGGAACGCGCCGCCTTTTATCATGAATTTTTAGATTGGGCCAACGGCTACGACGATAATACCACCGATGGCCGCACCCTGCAGGTACACCAAAACTGGATGAAAAACCTTAAAAAGCCCTTGTTGCTTATTGAAGGAGATACTACTGTTGATGAGCGGGTATCTGCCGTATTGCGGATGCTGGAAGAATTGAAATAA
- a CDS encoding FtsK/SpoIIIE family DNA translocase: MPVKANQFKSNSFKDDNQPRQPGGRAEKEKEAKKLLPKMPRFDMENGRGVKIAGLFSLLLAIYFLIAFTSYLFTWQEDQSYISSTNGGWHNLATGKTVQEIADTGTPHIAQNWLGKFGALLSNQFIYEWFGVASFLFVFIFFVLGYRLLFKVRLFSLSKTIAYSIFSIVFISTAIGYFHAFIIDYPHFLEGGFGYWSNRLLDAQIGPAGTGGLLVFAALTVLIIAYNIDFKIPSRKEKKVAPITVDEVSPEPVELIDDEIDLPVEWPRGNRVKDIPLSPVNVVKPEPIKQQPLEQTPLYHEPIVLTPTSADKMGTEDDSLPLTIDVNRPLPELSVEKADDLKAQELVNQFGIYDHRLDLATYKFPHLDLLENHGSNKISVNAEELEANKNKIVETLNHYNIEIDKIKATIGPTVTLYEIIPAPGVRISKIKNLEDDIALSLAALGIRIIAPMPGKGTIGIEVPNQHPEMVSMRSILMTEKFQNTTMDLPIALGKTISNEVFIADLAKMPHLLVAGATGQGKSVGINAILVSLLFKKHPAELKFVLVDPKKVELTLFRKIERHFLAKLPDEADAIITDTKKVVNTLNSLCIEMDQRYDLLKDAQVRNLKEYNAKYVNRKISDPEKHRYLPFIVLVIDEFADLMMTAGKEVEVPIARIAQLARAVGIHLVIATQRPSVNIITGTIKANFPSRLAFRVLSKIDSRTILDAGGADQLIGRGDMLFSTGSDLIRLQCAFVDTPEVEAISDFIGNQKGYPTAMLLPEYLGEGETSSPKEYDPDDRDPMFEEAARLIVLHQQGSTSLIQRKMKLGYNRAGRIIDQLEAAGIVGAFEGSKARDVLYPDEYSLERYLETLQKSKD; encoded by the coding sequence ATGCCGGTAAAAGCAAATCAGTTTAAATCAAATAGTTTTAAGGACGATAATCAGCCACGCCAACCAGGCGGCAGGGCCGAAAAAGAGAAGGAAGCAAAAAAACTGCTCCCTAAAATGCCCCGCTTTGATATGGAAAATGGGCGTGGCGTAAAAATAGCGGGCTTATTTTCGCTTCTATTGGCTATTTATTTCCTTATCGCCTTTACATCGTACCTGTTTACCTGGCAAGAAGATCAAAGTTATATTTCATCAACCAATGGCGGCTGGCATAACCTGGCCACCGGCAAAACCGTACAGGAAATTGCCGATACCGGTACGCCGCATATTGCCCAAAACTGGCTGGGTAAATTTGGCGCACTGCTAAGCAACCAATTTATTTATGAGTGGTTTGGGGTAGCATCGTTCTTGTTTGTGTTTATATTTTTTGTTTTGGGGTATCGCCTGCTGTTTAAGGTAAGGCTTTTTTCGCTCTCTAAAACAATTGCTTACTCCATTTTCAGTATCGTATTCATCTCAACAGCCATAGGCTATTTTCACGCGTTTATTATAGATTATCCTCATTTTTTAGAGGGCGGCTTCGGCTATTGGAGCAACCGGTTACTTGATGCCCAGATAGGCCCGGCAGGTACCGGCGGCCTGCTGGTATTCGCGGCACTTACGGTATTGATTATAGCCTATAACATCGATTTTAAAATACCATCCCGCAAGGAAAAAAAGGTAGCCCCGATAACTGTTGACGAAGTATCACCCGAGCCTGTTGAGCTGATTGACGACGAAATTGACCTGCCTGTTGAATGGCCCCGCGGCAACCGTGTAAAAGATATCCCCCTAAGCCCGGTTAATGTTGTTAAACCCGAACCTATAAAACAGCAGCCGTTGGAACAAACCCCGCTTTATCATGAGCCCATTGTTTTAACACCTACCAGCGCCGACAAGATGGGGACCGAGGATGACAGCCTACCTCTTACCATTGATGTTAACCGTCCTTTACCAGAGTTAAGCGTTGAAAAGGCCGACGATTTAAAAGCGCAGGAACTTGTAAACCAGTTTGGCATTTATGACCACCGACTTGACCTTGCTACCTACAAATTTCCGCACCTCGATTTGCTGGAAAACCATGGTTCAAACAAAATTTCGGTTAATGCCGAAGAGCTGGAAGCCAACAAAAACAAAATTGTTGAAACGCTGAACCATTATAATATCGAGATTGATAAAATAAAAGCCACCATTGGCCCAACGGTTACCCTGTACGAAATTATACCGGCCCCGGGCGTCCGCATTTCCAAAATCAAAAACCTGGAAGATGATATCGCCCTGAGTTTGGCCGCTTTGGGTATCCGTATCATCGCGCCTATGCCTGGTAAGGGAACTATTGGTATCGAGGTGCCTAATCAACACCCCGAAATGGTGTCGATGCGGTCGATCCTGATGACCGAGAAGTTTCAGAATACCACGATGGATTTACCTATTGCTTTGGGTAAAACCATATCAAATGAGGTTTTTATAGCCGATTTGGCCAAGATGCCCCACTTACTGGTTGCCGGCGCTACCGGCCAGGGTAAATCGGTAGGTATAAATGCTATATTGGTTTCTTTGCTATTCAAAAAACACCCTGCCGAACTGAAATTTGTACTGGTTGACCCTAAGAAGGTAGAGCTTACACTTTTTCGTAAGATAGAAAGGCACTTTTTGGCCAAGCTACCCGATGAGGCCGACGCCATTATTACCGATACCAAAAAGGTGGTGAACACCCTCAACTCGCTTTGTATCGAGATGGATCAGCGTTATGACTTGCTGAAGGATGCGCAGGTACGTAACCTGAAAGAGTACAATGCCAAATACGTTAACCGCAAAATAAGCGATCCCGAAAAGCACCGTTACCTGCCATTCATCGTACTGGTAATTGATGAGTTTGCCGACCTGATGATGACCGCCGGTAAAGAGGTAGAAGTGCCTATAGCCCGTATTGCCCAGCTGGCCCGCGCAGTGGGTATACACCTGGTTATTGCAACGCAACGGCCATCGGTAAATATTATTACGGGTACTATTAAGGCCAACTTCCCGTCCAGGCTGGCATTCAGGGTACTGTCTAAAATAGACTCGCGTACCATTTTGGATGCAGGCGGCGCCGACCAGCTGATTGGCCGCGGGGATATGTTATTTTCGACCGGTAGCGACCTTATCCGCCTGCAGTGCGCGTTTGTGGATACACCCGAAGTTGAGGCCATATCTGATTTTATAGGTAACCAAAAGGGCTACCCTACCGCCATGTTACTACCAGAATACCTTGGCGAAGGCGAAACCAGCAGCCCTAAAGAATATGACCCGGATGACCGTGACCCGATGTTTGAAGAAGCCGCACGTTTGATTGTATTGCACCAGCAAGGGTCAACATCGCTCATACAGCGTAAAATGAAACTGGGTTACAACCGCGCCGGGCGGATCATTGACCAGTTGGAAGCCGCCGGTATTGTTGGCGCCTTTGAAGGCAGCAAAGCCCGTGATGTACTTTACCCCGACGAATATAGCCTTGAACGTTACCTGGAAACCCTTCAAAAATCTAAAGATTAA
- a CDS encoding NADAR family protein yields MEQHYSLQWLTDKFENGDNIKYLFFWGHRSKRAEIDKSCFSQWFELPFVVDGITYKTAEHWMMANKAMLFGNPKISEKIIAANSPGEVKELGRQVLGFDEIIWAQKRFEIVVTGNIHKFNQHPEFAEYLINTGDRVLVEASPADTIWGIGLAQDNEDANNIYCWRGPNLLGFALMEVRDFLKGFGHFEAFAPLAPPPWKVFPGVESMGMFWGMGKGEQVAMEYAQYYWSLSDRDKTILKLTSPSPYDWNYYD; encoded by the coding sequence ATGGAACAACACTATAGCCTGCAATGGCTCACCGATAAATTCGAAAACGGCGATAATATTAAATACCTGTTCTTCTGGGGCCACCGGAGCAAACGGGCCGAAATTGATAAATCGTGTTTTAGCCAATGGTTTGAATTGCCCTTTGTGGTTGATGGCATTACCTACAAAACTGCCGAACACTGGATGATGGCCAACAAAGCCATGTTGTTTGGCAATCCAAAAATCAGCGAAAAAATAATTGCCGCCAACAGCCCCGGCGAGGTAAAGGAGCTGGGGCGGCAGGTTTTGGGGTTCGACGAAATTATATGGGCACAAAAACGGTTTGAGATAGTTGTTACCGGCAATATCCACAAGTTTAACCAGCATCCCGAATTCGCCGAATACCTGATAAATACCGGCGACAGGGTATTGGTAGAAGCCAGCCCGGCAGATACGATATGGGGTATTGGCCTGGCACAGGATAATGAAGATGCGAATAATATTTATTGCTGGCGAGGGCCAAACCTTTTGGGCTTCGCGCTGATGGAAGTAAGGGATTTTTTAAAGGGATTCGGCCATTTCGAAGCATTTGCCCCCTTAGCTCCCCCACCGTGGAAGGTATTCCCGGGAGTTGAATCGATGGGCATGTTTTGGGGTATGGGAAAAGGCGAACAGGTAGCGATGGAATATGCTCAATACTATTGGTCTTTGTCTGACAGGGATAAAACAATTTTAAAGCTAACCAGCCCTTCTCCCTACGATTGGAATTATTATGATTGA
- a CDS encoding esterase family protein — MNRGYHKWFSANLHRTMELLVFGHAGKAVLFFPTRMARFYDYENWGIVEALQTKIENGELQLFCVDSIDTESFYNHWVHPATRIARHLQYEQYILTEVLPFMQNQNGGDYLEVAGCSMGSFHAINIAMKHPSVFKKVICMSGRYDLTLQIDDFKDLFDGYRDEDIYFNMPQQFMANLHDGAILDAIRKIEIIMAVGETDPFVHSNRDFSDLLTGKSIPHQLYIWDNYAHRPRYWKQMVNLYL, encoded by the coding sequence ATGAACAGAGGATACCACAAATGGTTTAGCGCCAATTTACATCGTACTATGGAGCTATTGGTATTTGGTCATGCAGGCAAGGCTGTGTTATTTTTTCCTACCCGGATGGCGCGGTTTTATGACTACGAAAACTGGGGGATAGTTGAAGCGCTGCAAACCAAAATTGAAAATGGCGAACTGCAGCTTTTTTGTGTAGATAGTATTGATACCGAAAGTTTTTATAACCACTGGGTGCATCCGGCCACACGTATAGCGCGTCATTTGCAATACGAACAGTATATTCTTACCGAGGTTTTACCCTTCATGCAAAATCAAAATGGCGGCGATTACCTGGAAGTAGCCGGGTGTAGTATGGGATCATTCCATGCCATCAATATAGCTATGAAACACCCATCTGTTTTCAAGAAAGTAATATGTATGAGCGGGCGATACGATCTCACGCTGCAAATAGACGACTTTAAAGATCTGTTTGATGGCTATCGCGATGAGGATATTTATTTTAATATGCCCCAGCAATTTATGGCCAACCTGCATGATGGAGCCATTTTAGATGCTATTCGTAAAATCGAGATCATTATGGCAGTGGGCGAAACAGACCCATTTGTACACAGCAACCGCGACTTTAGCGACTTGCTTACAGGCAAAAGCATTCCGCATCAATTATACATTTGGGATAATTATGCGCACCGGCCACGATATTGGAAGCAAATGGTGAATTTGTATTTATAA
- a CDS encoding DUF1456 family protein codes for MSNNDIMKKLRVAMKFTDDDIVKVLELANFRITKTELGAIFRADDHPNFKPCGDQILRNFLNGLIVYKRGPMPDKRAPKTEVKKEENK; via the coding sequence ATGAGCAATAATGATATCATGAAAAAGCTGAGGGTAGCTATGAAGTTTACCGACGATGATATTGTAAAAGTATTGGAACTGGCCAACTTCCGGATTACCAAAACCGAACTGGGCGCTATTTTCCGTGCCGATGACCACCCCAACTTTAAACCCTGTGGCGACCAGATCCTGCGCAATTTCCTGAACGGCCTTATCGTCTACAAACGCGGCCCTATGCCTGATAAACGCGCGCCTAAGACTGAAGTGAAGAAAGAGGAAAATAAATAA
- a CDS encoding GDSL-type esterase/lipase family protein — MYWYEEDIKQLEKVSRNKEYEPETIFYGSSSVRMWTSLKDDFKELKPTNLGFGGSTLAACVWFFERVMESYSPKRLVIYAGDNDLGDGRHPEEVFIFFQQLVAKVHHRFGDLPCYYVSLKPSLSRWNIIDKFKYANNLIETEIVKNTNNWRFINIYKEMIDAKGYPKKEYFVGDGLHLSPLGYQLWKQVITANINR; from the coding sequence ATGTACTGGTACGAAGAAGATATAAAGCAGCTTGAAAAAGTTAGCAGGAACAAGGAATACGAACCCGAAACTATTTTTTATGGCAGTTCGTCGGTAAGGATGTGGACAAGCCTTAAGGACGATTTTAAGGAGTTAAAACCCACAAACCTGGGTTTTGGCGGCTCGACCCTGGCTGCCTGCGTTTGGTTTTTTGAGCGGGTAATGGAAAGCTACAGCCCCAAAAGACTGGTAATATACGCCGGCGACAACGATTTGGGCGATGGCCGCCATCCCGAAGAAGTTTTTATATTTTTTCAGCAATTGGTTGCCAAAGTGCATCACCGTTTTGGTGACTTGCCCTGCTATTATGTTTCATTAAAACCAAGCCTTAGCCGGTGGAACATCATTGATAAATTTAAATATGCCAATAACCTTATCGAGACAGAAATAGTTAAAAATACCAATAACTGGCGATTTATTAATATTTATAAAGAGATGATTGACGCCAAAGGCTACCCTAAAAAAGAATATTTTGTAGGCGACGGGCTGCATTTAAGCCCGCTTGGTTACCAGTTATGGAAACAGGTTATTACAGCTAATATTAACAGGTAA
- a CDS encoding DEAD/DEAH box helicase → MIKQALENLKITALNQMQEAAINAAKKSDVILLSPTGSGKTLGFLLPLLGLLDANIPTVQALIMVPSRELALQIEQVFRTIGSGFKVNCCYGGHPVKIERNNLSQPPALLIGTPGRIAHHLRRHSFSTDTIHTLILDEFDKALEFGFQEDMAFIIKQMPNIKKRMLTSATKMDEIPSFTGMVRPIELDYLANATNKPDIKQKAVIAEAADKLDALFALICKIGDQATLVFCNHREAVERISDLLYDRGLPHDIFHGGMEQDDRERALLKFRNGSHRLLITTDLASRGLDIPEIDHVVHYQLPHNEEAYLHRNGRTARMHAKGTSYLILAPDEKPSYLKEMPEVEELPEHPVVPKPSPWATLYVAAGKKDKVNKIDIVGLLLKKGGLDKEDVGLIEVLDYTSYAAVKRNKIEKVVQQIKAEKIKNKKVKIDISI, encoded by the coding sequence ATGATAAAGCAAGCGCTCGAAAACCTTAAGATAACAGCCCTGAATCAGATGCAGGAGGCAGCCATCAACGCGGCCAAAAAAAGCGATGTGATCCTGCTATCGCCAACCGGCTCTGGTAAAACGCTCGGGTTTTTATTGCCTTTGCTGGGTTTGCTGGATGCCAATATCCCCACAGTGCAGGCATTGATTATGGTACCATCGCGCGAACTGGCTTTGCAGATTGAACAGGTTTTCCGGACTATTGGCAGCGGCTTTAAAGTTAACTGCTGCTATGGCGGCCACCCGGTTAAAATAGAGCGGAATAATCTTTCGCAGCCGCCGGCCTTGCTTATAGGTACGCCGGGCCGTATAGCTCACCACCTGCGCCGCCACAGTTTTAGTACCGATACGATACATACCCTGATATTGGATGAGTTTGATAAAGCGCTGGAATTTGGTTTCCAGGAGGATATGGCTTTTATCATTAAGCAAATGCCCAACATCAAAAAGCGGATGCTGACATCGGCCACCAAAATGGACGAGATCCCTTCATTTACCGGCATGGTGAGGCCAATAGAATTGGATTACCTGGCCAATGCCACCAACAAACCCGACATTAAACAAAAAGCTGTAATAGCCGAAGCCGCCGATAAACTGGATGCCTTGTTTGCATTGATTTGCAAAATAGGCGACCAGGCCACATTGGTTTTCTGCAACCATCGCGAAGCTGTTGAACGCATCAGCGATCTGTTGTATGACAGGGGACTACCACACGATATTTTTCACGGTGGTATGGAGCAGGACGACCGGGAACGGGCCCTGCTAAAATTCAGGAACGGCAGCCACCGTTTATTAATCACTACCGACCTGGCATCGCGCGGGCTGGATATCCCCGAAATTGACCATGTGGTACATTATCAGCTCCCTCATAACGAAGAAGCTTACCTGCACCGCAACGGCCGCACTGCCCGTATGCATGCCAAAGGCACATCGTACCTGATATTGGCGCCCGATGAAAAGCCGTCCTATTTAAAAGAGATGCCGGAGGTTGAGGAATTGCCCGAACATCCTGTGGTACCCAAGCCATCGCCCTGGGCAACGCTTTATGTAGCTGCCGGTAAAAAAGACAAGGTAAATAAAATAGATATTGTTGGTTTGCTGCTAAAAAAAGGCGGGTTGGATAAAGAGGATGTAGGCCTGATAGAGGTACTTGATTACACCTCATATGCCGCCGTGAAGCGCAACAAAATTGAAAAAGTTGTACAGCAGATTAAGGCCGAAAAGATTAAAAATAAAAAAGTTAAAATAGACATTTCGATATAA
- a CDS encoding DUF1801 domain-containing protein translates to MLSPLDQFYIEQNEPLKSCFLALRDNILQHDKDITNAWKFNMPFFLYKGKMFCYIWTHKKLQQPFIGFNEGKRMEHPNLTFENRSRIKIMILDAGKQLPADIIKQVLDMAIELVKRDL, encoded by the coding sequence ATGTTATCACCATTAGATCAGTTTTACATTGAGCAGAACGAACCCTTAAAAAGTTGCTTCCTGGCCTTGCGGGATAACATCCTGCAACACGATAAAGACATTACCAACGCCTGGAAATTCAATATGCCTTTCTTTTTATATAAGGGCAAAATGTTTTGCTACATCTGGACGCATAAAAAACTTCAGCAGCCATTTATTGGTTTTAATGAAGGAAAAAGGATGGAGCACCCTAACCTTACTTTCGAAAACCGGTCGCGGATAAAAATAATGATATTAGATGCGGGGAAACAGTTGCCTGCAGATATAATTAAACAGGTTTTGGATATGGCAATTGAATTGGTAAAACGAGATTTATAA
- a CDS encoding DUF3859 domain-containing protein, with translation MTKITLFAFLLLSFLGCLNVGAQQTAPRVKFTEITFGPATSTTVFKEEMPGSPSGDHSIIANQVFGKKTNRIEAKKGTQFGVEYKITGKHGNIARLDIEWVFPAEIVDTAKKESFKSVRYPIDIAVNATDASTYALDNDFEVIKGTWQLNIYYADKLIYTRKFELY, from the coding sequence ATGACCAAAATCACATTGTTTGCATTTTTGCTTCTTTCATTTTTGGGTTGCTTAAATGTTGGCGCTCAACAGACAGCCCCGCGGGTAAAGTTCACTGAAATCACTTTTGGCCCGGCAACATCAACAACAGTTTTTAAAGAAGAGATGCCTGGTTCACCATCGGGTGATCATTCCATTATTGCAAATCAGGTATTCGGTAAAAAGACAAACAGAATTGAGGCTAAAAAAGGAACCCAATTTGGTGTTGAATATAAAATAACCGGAAAGCATGGCAATATTGCAAGGTTAGATATTGAATGGGTTTTCCCCGCAGAGATTGTAGACACTGCGAAAAAAGAATCATTTAAAAGTGTAAGGTACCCAATTGATATAGCGGTAAATGCAACCGATGCAAGCACCTACGCACTCGATAATGACTTTGAAGTAATAAAAGGCACCTGGCAATTGAATATCTATTATGCCGATAAATTGATTTATACCCGCAAATTTGAGCTTTACTAA
- a CDS encoding LolA family protein, with the protein MKNTIIYTLLALTICTNAFAQKDAQAKAILNQVSAKYKSYDLIKADFSFTLDNQQAGVKETQTGTLISKAKAGKYKVTLYSSATAKDVDKEIISDGKSQWTYLKKDKEVQVGDAGKGGDGLSNPSQIFTIYEKGYKYLYTGEQKIAGKAYQAIDLTPENEKASIFKVRLLVDKAKKQIYSALLFDKNGNKYNYVVKSFTPNAPVADSTFGWDAKAHPGVEVVDLR; encoded by the coding sequence ATGAAAAATACAATCATATATACCCTATTAGCGCTAACTATCTGCACCAATGCTTTTGCCCAGAAAGACGCCCAGGCTAAAGCGATCTTAAACCAGGTAAGCGCCAAATACAAATCATACGATCTTATTAAAGCCGATTTTTCTTTCACACTTGATAACCAGCAGGCCGGGGTAAAAGAAACCCAGACAGGTACCTTGATATCCAAAGCCAAAGCCGGCAAGTACAAGGTTACCTTATATAGCTCGGCGACAGCAAAGGATGTAGATAAAGAGATCATCAGCGATGGCAAAAGCCAGTGGACTTACCTTAAAAAAGATAAAGAAGTGCAGGTGGGCGATGCCGGTAAAGGCGGTGATGGTTTAAGCAATCCTTCACAAATTTTCACCATCTATGAAAAGGGCTACAAATACCTTTACACAGGCGAACAAAAAATTGCCGGCAAAGCATACCAGGCTATCGACCTGACGCCTGAAAACGAAAAAGCGAGCATTTTTAAAGTGCGCCTATTGGTTGATAAAGCCAAAAAACAGATCTACAGCGCTCTTTTATTCGATAAAAACGGCAACAAATACAACTATGTTGTGAAGAGCTTTACCCCCAACGCTCCCGTTGCCGACAGCACCTTTGGCTGGGACGCAAAAGCACACCCCGGCGTTGAAGTGGTGGACTTGAGGTAA